The DNA region CTTGGCCTTGGCAGCATGTTCTAGTTCAAACTCGAACACAGGTAGTTCTTCTACTGGGCAAAATCAGTGGAAAAAAGTGGAGGAAGCAGGTGTTTTGAAGGTGGCGACACCCGGTACCTTATTCCCAACTTCTTACCACAATGATGCTAAAGAATTGGTCGGCTACGAAGTTGATATGATGAATGAAATCGGCAAACGTTTGAAGCTGAAAATTGATTTCCAAGAGATTGGTGTAGCAGAAGCATTCACCGCCGTAGATAGTGGTAAGGTTGACCTTTCTGTAAATAATTTTGACATGACACCAACTCGCAAAGAAAAATACAATTTCTCTATCCCTTACAAGTATTCTGTTGGTGGCTATATTGTTCGTGAAGATGGTTCGTCAGGTCTTCAAGCACCGGATCTGAGTGACTGGACCGGCAAAAAAGCTGGTGGTGGTGCAGGCACGCAGTACATGAAGATTGCTGAAAAGCAGGGAGCAGAACCAGTCATTTATGACAATGTTACCAATGACGTTTACTTGCGAGATGTATCAACGGGGCGTACAGACTTTATTCCCAATGATTATTTCACCCAAGTGATGGCGGTCAAATGGGCTAAAATCAATTTTCCTGATATTAAGGTAAAAATGGGAGAGGCTAAGTATAACCCAACCGAGCAGGGAATTGTGATGAGCAAGACAGACGATAGCTTGAAAAAGAAAATTGATGAAGCTTTAGAAGCCATGAAGGCAGATGGAACTTTAAAAGCCATTTCAGAGAAATACTATGCAGGTCAAGACCTGACAGTTCCAGTTGAGAACGCAGATAAATTACCAATTATTGAAGTAAAATAGACCGCTCTCAAACCCAATAGCATACTTTAAGACCTTAGGAATCTACCTCCTTTGTCTTCCAGCCAGTTTTTAGCGAATATGAAATGAAAGAAGGAATGATGAATATCAATTGGCAGGCAGTTTTCAATATAGATATTGCAAGAGAAGCCATTCCCCAAATATTGGAAGGCTTACCTCACACTCTTTCTCTGTCTTTGATTGGTTTTGCTCTGGGAACTTTCTGCGGTTTCTTTGTAGCATTGATGCGGATGTCCAAGTTTTTACCATTTCGCTGGTTGGCTATGGTCCATATCTCGTTGATGCGGGGAATTCCGCTCATGGTTTTACTTTTTTTCATCTATTTTGGTTTGCCATTTATGGGTCTCCAACTAGATGCGTTTGCCGCTTCCATTATCGCTTTTACTTCCATGTCCAGCGCCTATATTTCTGAAATTATTCGTGCCTCCCTTTCAGCGATTGATAAGGGACAATGGGAGGCGGCGCAATCTTTGGGGTTGCGGACCAGTGTGGTTTACCGCAAAATTATCATTCCTCAGGCCTTTCGGATTGCTCTTCCCCCGCTCAGCAATGTTCTTTTGGATATGGTCAAAAGCACTTCTCTGACAGCCATGATTACTGTGCCAGAGATTTTCAATAAGGCTAAGATTGTCGGTGGTGCCAAGTCAGACTACATGACAGTTTATATCTGTGTTGCCTTCATTTATTGGGTCATCTGTACTCTTTACGCAGTTGGGCAGGTTCATCTGGAAAAACGCTTGTCTACTTACTAGGTCAATATCCAGAAAAAAAGCTGGGAAAATCCAGCTTCATTCTTCAGAATTTGCGTCACCATCTCAGTGTAGTGATCGCTTGGTTTTAACAAATAGGGGTCGGAGATAGAGTTTACAGAACCTATCTTACCAATGGACGTTTCTCATTCCAAATCTGATTTATACGAGTGTTGCAAAACTTGTCCGCTCCATCTCCAAAGGTTTCCCAAACCTTCGGAGTTATGTGAAGGGAGTAACACGTTCTGGATTTAGTTTGATAACCCAAAATGAAGGCTTGTCAACGAACTTTTCTTTTATACAAAAACTAAAAAGAGAACAAGCATTCTTCCCTATGATACAATCAAGGAGAAGATATTTATTTAGGCTGCGTGCTCATTGCTAGTAGCCTTTTTTGTGCTAAAAATTCAGACAGCTTGTACATTTAAGGAGATAGGAGCTATTTTTTAGCTGATGTGTAAGTGCAATAGTCATATTTTGCGAACCATATCTATTTAAAATTTGATAGGCTTATTCAGCTACTGGTCCTCATTTTATTATCTAGTATCGTAGATAATCAGATAGAGGCAGGGCTTATCGTACTGGATATTGCCTCTTGACCATAAACAAAATAATCCCCTCACTAAGATTACTCCTAGTGAGGGCTTTATGTCTATTTTTTTATTATTCTGCGATTGAGGAAGAAACTATCTAGGTGGTCTGTTTCCGCTTCCTTTTTCGATATATCAATATAAATGCAAAAGTCTACCGATTCCTAATGTTCTCACTCGTTGTTTTTACTTATTTAAAGTACAGCAATCGTAATCCGTTTAAAATGACAAGAATTGTCGAACCTTCGTGGCCAATCACGCCGAGAGGAAGGTTGATCGCTTGAGAAAGATTAGAGATGAGAAGAAGAGTGATGACAGAAAGAGCAAAGATAATATTTTGCTTGATGATTGTACGCATTTTTTTGGATAAGCGGACAGAGTAAGGAATACGTGTTAAATCTTCCATGAGGACAATATCAGCAGACTCCATGGCGATAGCTGTTCCGCTTCCCATAGCATAGCTGATATTGGCCTGAGCCAAGGCGGGGGCATCATTGACACCGTCACCGACCATCCCTACATAAGAAAACTCTTTTTGCAGCTCCTGAATAACAGTGGCCTTATCTGTTGGCAAACAGTTGGCAATCACTCGCTCAATACCAATTTGGTTTGCCACATAGCGAGCTGTTTTCTCTTGATCGCCAGTCAAAAGAATTGGGGTGATCCCCATTTTTTTAAGCTGGCTAATCAGTAATTTACTCTCAGGTTTCAGGCTGTCCTCCACTAAAAAGATTGCCATAAGTACATCATTTTGACTGACATAAACCAAGGTTTTTCCAGTGCCCTCGGCAGTATGAACATCCTTTTGTAACTCGGTAGATAGAGCCCTCATGAGACTGGTTGTCACAAAATCTGATTTCCCAATTTTCCATTCTTGTCCCTGATAGCGAGCTATCATCCCCTCTCCAGTTAAATCATAACATTCCTCTAGGGAAATGGCAGAGCTAGCAGCAGTATAGGCCAAGAGAGCCTGAGCAATTGGATGACTAGATTGTTTTTCGACAGCTTGAACGACTTCCTTAATGATTACTTCATCGCCAAAATACATAGCGCCTACCACCTCGGGTTTCCCCTTGGTCAATGTACCGGTTTTATCAAATACAATAGCATCCAAATTGGCGATACGATCTGCAATGTCCCCTCCTTTGATGATCATCCCCTTTCTAGCTGCTCGACTAATAGCAGAAAGTGTCGCCGGTGAAGAGCTGGCTACGAGCGCACATGGAGAGGCAATTGTTAAAAGAATCATGCTACGATAAAAAGAGGTTAACCAATCCCAGCCGAGAACAAAATGTACAAAAAGATTGAAAAGAGGCACAGCAATAAGGACAACCTTCACATAGATATCTTCCATATTCTCAATGAAAGTGGTCGTTTTTGATTTGGACTCCTGTGCTTGCTGTACCATCTGGATAATCTTGTCAAAAAGAGCATCTCCTTTTTCAGCGGTTACTTGAACAGTAACAGTAGGACCTTGGTTAATAGTACCACCAATAATAGTATCCCCAGCTTCTTTTTCAGCCGGCAAAGGTTCTCCCGTAATCATAGACTCATCAAAAATGGATTGTCCACTGATGAGAGTAGCATCTAAGGGAACAGTGTCTCCCTTGCGGACCTGTAAAAAATCACCGACACGGATGTCAGTTGTATCCAGAGTCGTTATATCCCCGTTTAACTCGATTTTACGGGCGGTTGGTGGAGTCATTTTCATAAGAGTTGCGATAGCGTTTTTACTCTTTTCCATAGCTAACTCTTCAAGGGTAGAAGAAAGAGAGAAGATAAAGATGAGTAAGGCCCCTTCCAACCAATAACCGATAATGCCAGAACCAACGGCTGCTAAAATCATCAGTACATCAACAGACAAATGCTTATTGAAGACGAGATCGGTAAGTCCTTCCTTGGCAGACTGGTAGCCACCGATGATAAAGGCTGTTATGAATAGTAGCGCTGTGACAGCTTTTTGACCCGTATGGATGAGAAGAAGGCCGGTAAGAATAAAAAATAAGCAGAAAGCAGTTGCTAAGATTGGCCTACCCTTTTTTAAAGTGAGTACAAGGTTCATGGCTTTGCTCCTTATTTAGAATAATTATTATCTTTTTTATTTAATTATAGCAATTCTAAATAAAGAAGTCAAGTTTAATTATAATCATTATAAATAACAAAAGTCAGATAATTCTTAGGAAAAAACAAAAAAGCGACGGTCCAAGTCGCTTCGGTGCTAAGTTTTTAAGTTCTGACAATCAGGGCAGATACCGTAGATGGATAAAACCTCTTTGGTAATTTTATACCCTGTTTGGTTGTGGGCTTCTTTTTTTAGGCTAGGGATTTCAACATCCATAAAATCAGTGATTTTACCACAGACCTCGCAGATAACATTTAAATGTTCGTGGCCCATAAAGTCGTAATAGGTCGTGTTATCATTGGTTCGTTTAATCTCTGTCACAAACCCCTCTTCCAGAAGAAGCTTGAGATTGTTATAAACCGTTGCAAGACTCATATTTGGATAATCAGGCAATAAATTTTGGTAAATCATTTCAGCGCTAGGGTGGTCATCACTTTCGATGATATAGGTTATGACGGCTTTCCGAGTTTCAGTGATACGAACCCCTTTTTCTTTTAAATGCTGAATAACATGTTCAAAAGCGGTCTGATTTTCAGCATTGAGGTGGGAATGAAGTTCCATAGCTCCCTCCTTTCATTTGTTCTTTCATAATAATTCTCAGTTACAATACTCGGTTTCATTATAGTTTATTTAAAAAGGTGTGTCAATATAGGAGTAAATCAGCATCTGTGCTAGTACAGAATAGCTTTATTAGCCTTGTTTCCCTCCTTTTCCTATGCTACAATCAAAACATGGCAAGATATAAAGCAATTATTTCCTACGATGGTTATGGGTTTTCGGGTTTTCAGCGCCAGCCCCACGCCCGTACGGTTCAAGAAGAGATTGAAAAAACTCTCAAGCGCTTGAATAGCGGCCGGGAGGTTATTGTTCATGGAGCAGGTCGTACGGATTCGGGCGTCCATGCCTACGGTCAGGTTATTCACTTTGACCTATTTGGCAGTCGAGATGCTGAGAAGCTACGCTTTGCCCTCGATACCCAAACTCCAGAGGATATTGATGTGGTTAAGGTAGAGCAGGTGGCGGACGATTTTCATTGTCGTTATGCCAAACACAGCAAGACTTACGAGTTTTTAGTAGATATTGGACGCCCTAAAAACCCTATGATGAGACATTATGCTACCTTCTATCCCTATGACCTAGACCTGTCTTTGATAGAGCAGGCCATCAAAGACTTGGAAGGGACACATGACTTCACTGGTTTTACCGCTTCTGGAACCTCTGTAGAAAATAAGGTGCGAACGATTACGACAGCAACCGTTGAATATGACCCGCAGCGGCAATTTTTGATTTTTACTTTTTCGGGCAATGGTTTTCTCTACAAGCAGGTCCGAAATATGGTCGGTACCCTGCTCAAGATTGGCAATGGTCGGATGCCAGTTGGACAAATCAAGCGGATTTTAGAAGAAAAAAATCGAGACTTGGCAGGACCAACAGCAGCAGGCAATGGTTTATATTTAAAGGAGATTATTTATGAAGACTAATTATGTTTTGGCTCTTTCAGGCAATGATATTTTCAGTGGTGGTGGTCTCTACGCGGATTTGACTACTTATACTGTTCATCAGTTGCATGGTTTTGTGGCAGTGACTTGTCTGACAGCTATGACGGATAAGGGGTTTGAGGTCATCCCGACTGATTCCCATGTTTTTGCTCAGCAGCTTGCTAGCTTGAAGGACGTTCCTTTT from Streptococcus ruminantium includes:
- a CDS encoding transporter substrate-binding domain-containing protein codes for the protein MLKKVLASAFLVSTLALAACSSSNSNTGSSSTGQNQWKKVEEAGVLKVATPGTLFPTSYHNDAKELVGYEVDMMNEIGKRLKLKIDFQEIGVAEAFTAVDSGKVDLSVNNFDMTPTRKEKYNFSIPYKYSVGGYIVREDGSSGLQAPDLSDWTGKKAGGGAGTQYMKIAEKQGAEPVIYDNVTNDVYLRDVSTGRTDFIPNDYFTQVMAVKWAKINFPDIKVKMGEAKYNPTEQGIVMSKTDDSLKKKIDEALEAMKADGTLKAISEKYYAGQDLTVPVENADKLPIIEVK
- a CDS encoding amino acid ABC transporter permease yields the protein MNINWQAVFNIDIAREAIPQILEGLPHTLSLSLIGFALGTFCGFFVALMRMSKFLPFRWLAMVHISLMRGIPLMVLLFFIYFGLPFMGLQLDAFAASIIAFTSMSSAYISEIIRASLSAIDKGQWEAAQSLGLRTSVVYRKIIIPQAFRIALPPLSNVLLDMVKSTSLTAMITVPEIFNKAKIVGGAKSDYMTVYICVAFIYWVICTLYAVGQVHLEKRLSTY
- a CDS encoding heavy metal translocating P-type ATPase; amino-acid sequence: MNLVLTLKKGRPILATAFCLFFILTGLLLIHTGQKAVTALLFITAFIIGGYQSAKEGLTDLVFNKHLSVDVLMILAAVGSGIIGYWLEGALLIFIFSLSSTLEELAMEKSKNAIATLMKMTPPTARKIELNGDITTLDTTDIRVGDFLQVRKGDTVPLDATLISGQSIFDESMITGEPLPAEKEAGDTIIGGTINQGPTVTVQVTAEKGDALFDKIIQMVQQAQESKSKTTTFIENMEDIYVKVVLIAVPLFNLFVHFVLGWDWLTSFYRSMILLTIASPCALVASSSPATLSAISRAARKGMIIKGGDIADRIANLDAIVFDKTGTLTKGKPEVVGAMYFGDEVIIKEVVQAVEKQSSHPIAQALLAYTAASSAISLEECYDLTGEGMIARYQGQEWKIGKSDFVTTSLMRALSTELQKDVHTAEGTGKTLVYVSQNDVLMAIFLVEDSLKPESKLLISQLKKMGITPILLTGDQEKTARYVANQIGIERVIANCLPTDKATVIQELQKEFSYVGMVGDGVNDAPALAQANISYAMGSGTAIAMESADIVLMEDLTRIPYSVRLSKKMRTIIKQNIIFALSVITLLLISNLSQAINLPLGVIGHEGSTILVILNGLRLLYFK
- a CDS encoding Fur family transcriptional regulator yields the protein MELHSHLNAENQTAFEHVIQHLKEKGVRITETRKAVITYIIESDDHPSAEMIYQNLLPDYPNMSLATVYNNLKLLLEEGFVTEIKRTNDNTTYYDFMGHEHLNVICEVCGKITDFMDVEIPSLKKEAHNQTGYKITKEVLSIYGICPDCQNLKT
- the truA gene encoding tRNA pseudouridine(38-40) synthase TruA, giving the protein MARYKAIISYDGYGFSGFQRQPHARTVQEEIEKTLKRLNSGREVIVHGAGRTDSGVHAYGQVIHFDLFGSRDAEKLRFALDTQTPEDIDVVKVEQVADDFHCRYAKHSKTYEFLVDIGRPKNPMMRHYATFYPYDLDLSLIEQAIKDLEGTHDFTGFTASGTSVENKVRTITTATVEYDPQRQFLIFTFSGNGFLYKQVRNMVGTLLKIGNGRMPVGQIKRILEEKNRDLAGPTAAGNGLYLKEIIYED